The following proteins are co-located in the Candidatus Taylorbacteria bacterium genome:
- a CDS encoding penicillin-binding protein 2 — protein sequence MKNNYILKIRLLGTAIILFAFVLVGRLYVVQIVRGEMYSEREEHQYYKPNQSDIDRGVIYFSDKDGSSISAATQRSGFIVALNPKILVDMEEAYKKINAIVLLDHDTFIAKASKSDDPYEEILKRVDEEKGRQIDDLKLKGVQLYREKWRFYPGEELGAHVLGLVGYKGDSLGGRYGLESFFEDTLRRNSDSLYTNFFTEIFSNVNHALLGGEVPEGDIVTSIEPNVEITLEREIKKITDDWHSEMTGGVIIDPATGEIYAMGAYPSFNPNSFQTEKNANVFTNPLVENVYEMGSIIKTLTMSAGLDSGAVNADTMYDDKGFGILNNKKFSNYDGKARGWVSMQEVLNQSLNTGAAFVASKIGKQKFADYMFNFGLGEKTGIDLPNEATGLVSNLKSPRDIEYANASFGQGLAMSPIATVRALSVLANGGLLTRPHVVKEIKYISGLTKDIPTETGKQVIKKESAEEITRMLVEVVDKALLGGKVKLPNYSVAAKTGTAQIANGSGYYEDRYLHSFFGYFPAYKPRFLIFLFTVNPKGAKYASETLTHPFIDMTNFLINYYEIPPDR from the coding sequence ATGAAGAATAACTACATATTAAAAATTCGACTGCTCGGAACAGCGATTATCCTTTTCGCTTTTGTACTCGTCGGAAGACTCTACGTGGTGCAAATTGTTCGGGGCGAAATGTACAGCGAGCGCGAGGAACACCAATATTATAAGCCGAATCAGTCGGATATTGACCGAGGTGTGATTTATTTTTCCGATAAAGATGGAAGTTCGATTTCCGCCGCTACTCAAAGAAGCGGGTTTATCGTTGCCCTCAATCCGAAAATCCTCGTCGATATGGAGGAGGCGTATAAAAAAATAAACGCCATTGTACTCCTCGACCACGACACTTTTATCGCGAAAGCCTCGAAATCAGACGACCCGTACGAAGAGATACTGAAAAGAGTGGATGAAGAAAAAGGCAGGCAGATTGATGACCTCAAGTTGAAAGGAGTTCAACTGTATCGGGAAAAATGGAGATTTTATCCCGGCGAAGAGCTCGGAGCTCATGTCCTCGGGCTTGTCGGCTATAAAGGAGACTCATTGGGCGGAAGGTACGGGCTTGAGAGCTTTTTTGAGGATACGTTGAGGAGAAACTCCGACAGTCTCTACACCAATTTCTTCACCGAGATTTTTTCAAATGTCAATCACGCGCTTTTAGGTGGGGAAGTGCCAGAAGGAGACATTGTGACCTCGATTGAGCCCAATGTTGAAATCACTCTTGAAAGGGAAATAAAAAAAATTACTGACGACTGGCATTCTGAAATGACGGGTGGTGTAATCATTGACCCCGCGACCGGGGAAATTTATGCCATGGGGGCATATCCTTCCTTTAATCCCAACTCGTTTCAAACAGAGAAGAACGCGAACGTCTTTACGAATCCGCTTGTCGAAAATGTGTATGAGATGGGTTCAATCATAAAAACGCTAACCATGTCTGCGGGGCTGGACTCCGGAGCAGTCAATGCAGACACCATGTATGATGACAAGGGTTTTGGAATTCTCAATAATAAAAAGTTTTCGAACTATGACGGCAAAGCCCGAGGCTGGGTATCCATGCAGGAAGTTTTGAACCAGTCATTGAATACTGGAGCGGCATTTGTCGCAAGCAAAATAGGCAAACAGAAATTCGCGGACTACATGTTCAATTTTGGGTTGGGTGAAAAAACCGGCATCGACTTGCCCAACGAGGCTACTGGACTGGTGTCGAATCTTAAAAGCCCTAGAGACATTGAATACGCCAATGCTTCTTTCGGGCAGGGGCTAGCGATGAGCCCGATTGCAACGGTGAGGGCGCTCTCGGTGCTCGCGAACGGGGGACTTCTCACGCGTCCTCATGTAGTAAAAGAAATCAAATACATAAGCGGTTTGACAAAAGATATTCCAACTGAAACTGGCAAGCAGGTGATAAAAAAAGAATCGGCCGAGGAGATTACCCGGATGCTCGTTGAAGTTGTGGACAAAGCGCTTCTCGGTGGTAAAGTAAAGCTCCCGAACTACAGCGTTGCGGCAAAAACAGGAACCGCCCAGATTGCGAACGGAAGCGGGTACTATGAAGACCGATATCTCCATTCGTTTTTCGGCTATTTTCCCGCTTACAAGCCGAGATTTTTGATTTTTCTCTTCACAGTCAATCCCAAAGGAGCAAAATACGCATCGGAGACACTGACCCACCCTTTTATTGACATGACGAACTTTTTAATCAATTATTATGAAATACCGCCGGATAGGTGA
- a CDS encoding four helix bundle protein, translating to MNKSYKDLIVWQKSMDLVIVLYELVGQFPTEEKYGLSSQMKRAVLSIPSNIAEGSRRRTKKDFAHFLRISYGSGSELETQIEASRRLPFGKNLDYRKVDSLMDEVMRMLNKMEESQRSELQTTN from the coding sequence ATGAATAAAAGTTACAAAGACTTAATTGTTTGGCAAAAATCGATGGATCTCGTAATTGTTTTATATGAGTTAGTCGGACAATTTCCTACAGAGGAGAAATACGGCTTGTCCTCACAGATGAAGCGTGCAGTTTTGTCGATTCCTTCTAATATCGCAGAAGGGTCGAGAAGAAGAACTAAAAAAGACTTCGCTCATTTTTTAAGAATTTCTTACGGCTCTGGATCTGAACTTGAGACTCAAATAGAAGCGTCTCGTCGGCTTCCTTTCGGAAAAAATCTTGATTATAGGAAAGTCGATTCATTGATGGACGAAGTGATGAGAATGTTAAACAAAATGGAAGAAAGCCAGAGGTCCGAACTACAGACTACAAACTAA
- a CDS encoding Mur ligase family protein, protein MKSILKQTIVYLLTLEAKLVLKKYKPKIVGITGSVGKTSTKDAIYSVLATQFFVRKSEKSFNSEIGVPLTILGARNGWGNPFIWLANLLRGLGLIIFPFNYPDWLVIEIGADRPLDIKTLASWVKPDIAVITRIGNIPVHVEFFTSRAQLIEEKSYLARYMKEGGTLIVNGDDADAVSFIGLTKNKSLTVSLEGEGDVVASHSLISYRKQENGEEVPVGINFKANLAGSSVPVNLTGVLGIQHVYPSLFAIAIGLSQNLNILTLCEAISGEIKTPGRMKILPGIKNTIIIDDTYNSSPVALSEALKTLLEISVKKRKIAILGDMMELGAHSKDEHLHAGKLVASVAHILITVGIRARDIAEGAQLNGMSEKNVFQFDDAKDSFSFLDGLLIEGDIVLVKGSQSVRMEKIVEEIMEHPEDKEKLLVRQDREWRRR, encoded by the coding sequence ATGAAATCTATACTCAAACAAACCATCGTATACCTCCTGACCCTCGAGGCCAAGCTTGTACTCAAAAAGTACAAGCCGAAAATCGTTGGTATAACCGGAAGCGTGGGAAAAACTTCAACGAAGGACGCGATTTACTCCGTGCTCGCGACACAATTTTTTGTGCGAAAGAGCGAGAAGAGCTTCAATAGTGAAATAGGGGTGCCCCTCACTATTTTGGGTGCTCGAAACGGCTGGGGCAATCCTTTCATCTGGCTTGCCAATCTCTTAAGAGGGCTTGGGCTTATTATTTTCCCCTTTAACTATCCGGACTGGCTCGTAATCGAAATCGGAGCGGATAGGCCTCTCGACATAAAAACTCTGGCTTCGTGGGTGAAGCCTGATATCGCGGTCATTACGCGCATCGGTAACATTCCTGTCCATGTGGAATTTTTTACATCCCGCGCTCAACTAATCGAGGAGAAAAGCTATCTTGCGCGATACATGAAAGAAGGAGGAACCCTGATTGTAAACGGCGACGACGCGGACGCAGTTTCATTCATCGGACTCACGAAGAATAAATCGCTTACCGTTTCCCTCGAGGGCGAGGGCGATGTGGTCGCGTCTCATTCTCTCATTTCCTACCGCAAGCAGGAAAATGGAGAGGAAGTTCCTGTCGGTATAAACTTCAAAGCCAATTTGGCCGGGTCGAGCGTTCCCGTCAATTTGACCGGAGTCCTCGGTATCCAACACGTGTATCCTTCACTATTTGCCATTGCCATCGGGCTGTCGCAGAATCTCAATATTCTTACACTCTGCGAGGCAATTTCTGGCGAGATAAAAACTCCGGGCAGGATGAAGATTCTTCCGGGCATCAAAAACACGATTATTATCGACGACACCTACAACTCTTCTCCGGTCGCTCTCTCGGAAGCTCTGAAAACTCTGCTTGAAATTAGTGTGAAGAAAAGAAAAATTGCGATTCTCGGAGACATGATGGAACTTGGGGCGCATTCCAAGGACGAGCATCTCCACGCGGGAAAGCTCGTGGCGTCGGTCGCGCATATTTTAATCACGGTCGGGATACGTGCGCGAGATATTGCAGAGGGCGCCCAGCTAAATGGCATGAGCGAAAAAAATGTATTTCAATTTGACGACGCGAAGGATTCTTTCTCTTTTTTGGACGGCTTGCTTATCGAGGGGGACATCGTTCTCGTGAAAGGCTCCCAATCGGTTCGGATGGAAAAAATTGTAGAAGAAATCATGGAGCACCCCGAGGACAAAGAAAAACTTTTAGTGAGGCAGGATAGGGAGTGGCGGAGAAGGTAG
- the dnaJ gene encoding molecular chaperone DnaJ, which translates to MKKKGGNNHSFLTLQVTCYTLHIYSMSKDYYKILEVEKSASKDDIKKAFRKLAHKYHPDKTGGSSDKFKEVNEAYGVLSDDNKREQYDTYGSAFQGAGSQGDPFAGGQGFGGFDFSGFTNQGQGQGQGFQDFDLGDIFGDFFGGGGRREERARGRDISIDLEIPFNESIFGTERNVLLNKTGVCAHCKGLGGEPGTTMDTCPTCNGKGKVRETKRSFLGSFTAVRVCSECKGAGKVPKEKCKTCNGAGVIKKQEEIKIQVPPGIDDGEMIRMSGRGEAIAGGLAGDLYVKMHVKRHPVFRKDGANLVSEVPLKLSTALLGGEYVLEALDGKVTINIPAGIAHGEILRVKGRGVPQENGRRGDIFLNISITYPKKLSKDARKLIEDLKKEGI; encoded by the coding sequence ATGAAGAAAAAAGGAGGGAATAATCATTCTTTTCTTACGTTACAAGTTACATGTTACACGTTACACATTTATTCTATGTCGAAGGATTACTACAAAATTTTAGAAGTTGAAAAGAGCGCGTCGAAGGACGATATAAAAAAGGCCTTCAGAAAACTCGCGCACAAATATCATCCCGACAAAACGGGAGGAAGCTCCGATAAGTTCAAAGAAGTGAACGAAGCCTATGGCGTGCTTTCTGACGATAACAAACGCGAGCAATACGACACTTACGGGAGCGCGTTTCAAGGAGCCGGGTCCCAAGGAGATCCTTTTGCGGGAGGGCAGGGGTTCGGCGGATTCGACTTTTCTGGGTTTACCAATCAGGGTCAAGGTCAGGGGCAAGGTTTTCAAGACTTCGACCTCGGAGACATATTCGGAGATTTTTTTGGCGGAGGAGGAAGGAGGGAAGAGCGGGCTCGCGGGCGAGACATCTCCATCGATTTGGAAATACCTTTTAACGAGTCCATATTTGGCACCGAACGGAACGTGCTTTTGAATAAAACGGGGGTCTGTGCGCATTGCAAAGGGCTTGGGGGAGAGCCGGGGACGACAATGGACACGTGCCCGACTTGCAATGGAAAGGGAAAAGTGAGAGAGACCAAGCGCTCGTTTTTGGGAAGTTTTACGGCGGTGCGAGTCTGCTCCGAGTGCAAGGGCGCGGGGAAAGTGCCAAAAGAAAAATGCAAAACGTGCAACGGCGCAGGAGTGATTAAAAAACAAGAGGAGATAAAAATTCAGGTTCCTCCGGGAATTGACGACGGAGAAATGATTCGCATGAGCGGACGAGGCGAGGCGATAGCGGGAGGCTTGGCGGGTGATTTGTATGTAAAAATGCACGTGAAGAGGCATCCGGTTTTCAGAAAGGATGGAGCCAATCTTGTGTCGGAAGTGCCACTCAAGCTTTCCACGGCGCTACTCGGAGGCGAATACGTGCTTGAGGCTCTTGATGGCAAAGTAACCATAAATATTCCCGCAGGCATCGCTCACGGCGAAATTCTCCGAGTTAAAGGCCGTGGCGTCCCGCAAGAAAATGGTCGCCGAGGCGATATCTTCCTGAACATTTCCATAACCTATCCCAAAAAACTCTCAAAAGACGCGCGAAAACTCATCGAGGACCTCAAGAAAGAAGGAATTTAA
- a CDS encoding CYTH domain-containing protein yields MQTEIEAKFADVDPNAIREKLKRLGARQLYAEKMMRRKTFDLPGGELYKKKAWVRVRDEGDKVTLSYKQMTGRTLHGTKELTVTVSDFEKTCDFLLAIHLNLKSYQETKREAWEFRGLEITIDTWPWVPPFIEIEAKNEKTLKSVVKDLGLDWKRAMHGSVEPVYQMHYDFTDAEINSWKSITFTSPPKWLLKRKK; encoded by the coding sequence ATGCAAACCGAAATCGAAGCAAAATTTGCCGATGTTGACCCGAATGCAATCCGCGAAAAACTAAAAAGGTTAGGCGCTCGCCAACTCTACGCGGAAAAAATGATGCGCCGAAAAACATTTGACCTTCCGGGGGGCGAGCTGTATAAGAAAAAGGCATGGGTGAGAGTGAGAGATGAAGGAGACAAGGTTACGCTAAGCTACAAACAAATGACGGGGAGAACTCTCCACGGCACAAAGGAGCTTACGGTAACTGTTTCCGATTTCGAAAAGACCTGTGACTTTCTCTTGGCTATTCATTTGAACTTAAAATCCTATCAGGAAACAAAACGAGAGGCATGGGAGTTTCGCGGTTTAGAAATAACAATCGATACTTGGCCATGGGTTCCTCCGTTTATTGAAATTGAAGCAAAGAATGAAAAGACTTTGAAAAGTGTCGTGAAAGACTTGGGCTTGGACTGGAAGAGAGCCATGCACGGCAGTGTTGAGCCAGTCTATCAAATGCATTACGATTTTACCGATGCTGAAATAAATAGCTGGAAATCAATCACCTTTACTTCTCCTCCGAAGTGGCTTCTAAAGAGAAAGAAATGA
- a CDS encoding chorismate-binding protein, with protein MKTSRKLFGAAFEQSKTEGRQLVTLIHSTKLVEPLVVYRKICEQINETVCIMESATHTGEKGRFSYVCVRGSELLKIEKEEDLTVLKNMLQKYSPQAHPTLPFIGGAVGYLGHDLITLVEKTIVPHEHDPFQLPLGAQYFFTDVIVFDHTQREMHYVANVSISDGKTADVAYEDGLARISEMERLVANEVIMQKTPPHIGPISSNVSRAEYHEMVLKAKEHIVAGNVMQVVLSQRFQASYDLGQSEGWGLPIYEKLRELNPSPYMFHMRFGAQMNHLTLLGASPEIMVHIAHERMRIRPIAGTRKRGKNAEEDKQLAEELLNDPKEIAEHVMLLDLARHDVSRFCKDHSVQITSRMKVESYSHVMHIVSEVEGVLRDKVHPLDACIGSLPAGTLSGAPKIRALRIIVELEKSRRGPYGGAFGWMTNVATDTCIFIRSAMLYKGVIYWQSGGGIVNDSEPESEYQETLAKAKPMETVLGKLGKLGTH; from the coding sequence ATGAAAACATCACGTAAATTATTCGGGGCTGCTTTCGAGCAATCGAAAACCGAAGGGCGTCAACTTGTAACGCTCATTCACTCGACTAAGCTGGTTGAACCCTTAGTCGTCTATCGGAAAATCTGCGAGCAGATTAATGAGACGGTCTGTATCATGGAGAGTGCAACACACACAGGCGAAAAGGGACGTTTCTCTTATGTCTGCGTTAGAGGCAGTGAGCTCCTCAAAATTGAAAAAGAGGAGGATCTAACGGTACTGAAGAATATGCTTCAGAAGTATTCTCCGCAAGCGCACCCGACACTTCCGTTTATCGGAGGAGCCGTGGGGTACCTCGGGCATGACCTTATCACACTTGTTGAAAAAACAATTGTGCCTCACGAACACGACCCGTTTCAGCTTCCGCTCGGCGCACAGTATTTCTTCACTGACGTTATTGTTTTTGATCATACTCAGAGGGAAATGCACTACGTAGCAAACGTGAGCATATCAGACGGTAAAACCGCTGACGTGGCTTACGAAGACGGGCTCGCCCGAATATCGGAGATGGAACGTTTGGTGGCGAATGAAGTCATCATGCAAAAAACACCTCCGCATATTGGTCCTATTTCATCAAATGTAAGCCGAGCCGAGTATCATGAAATGGTACTTAAGGCGAAGGAACATATCGTGGCAGGGAATGTGATGCAGGTCGTCCTTTCACAGCGTTTCCAAGCGTCGTACGATTTAGGTCAATCGGAAGGGTGGGGATTACCAATCTATGAAAAACTTCGCGAGTTGAACCCCTCTCCGTATATGTTCCACATGCGCTTTGGGGCGCAGATGAACCATCTGACGCTTCTCGGTGCTTCACCGGAAATCATGGTGCATATTGCTCATGAACGGATGCGGATTCGGCCGATTGCCGGGACTCGCAAACGCGGCAAAAATGCCGAAGAAGATAAGCAACTTGCGGAAGAACTGCTGAATGACCCGAAAGAAATAGCAGAGCACGTAATGCTCCTTGATCTGGCAAGACATGACGTTAGCCGGTTCTGCAAGGATCATTCAGTTCAGATTACATCGCGAATGAAGGTTGAGTCGTACAGCCATGTGATGCACATCGTCTCGGAAGTTGAGGGGGTGCTTCGCGACAAGGTTCATCCGTTAGATGCTTGCATCGGGTCGTTACCCGCGGGGACGCTGTCAGGAGCTCCGAAAATACGCGCACTGCGAATTATCGTTGAATTAGAAAAATCAAGACGTGGCCCTTACGGAGGGGCGTTCGGATGGATGACGAACGTAGCAACTGATACTTGCATATTCATTCGGAGCGCGATGCTCTATAAGGGGGTGATTTACTGGCAGTCAGGTGGCGGTATTGTAAATGACTCCGAGCCGGAAAGTGAATATCAAGAAACACTGGCAAAAGCCAAACCCATGGAAACAGTACTCGGAAAACTCGGAAAACTCGGAACACATTGA
- a CDS encoding aminodeoxychorismate/anthranilate synthase component II: protein MKKFIKPQVVILDHEDSFTYNLVAALGILGASVTVFRTTVDIEEIKKLSPTHIVFSPGPGHPNEVPLFQKVLDEYKYTPILGVCLGHQAIAVHFGAEVVCASMIMHGKTSEIEHEGGSILQGLPNRFIACRYHSLIVRRVTINPRLLEVTSVATNDGAVMGLQSIDYPHIVGVQFHPEAFLTEHGPALLGNFLNLEVKGKSESSTRGKSL, encoded by the coding sequence ATGAAGAAATTCATCAAACCACAGGTGGTCATCCTTGACCACGAAGATTCATTCACCTATAACCTTGTCGCGGCGCTCGGCATACTCGGTGCCTCGGTTACTGTTTTTAGGACGACCGTTGATATCGAGGAGATCAAAAAGTTATCTCCAACTCACATCGTGTTTTCACCAGGGCCAGGGCATCCAAATGAAGTCCCGCTCTTTCAAAAAGTGCTCGATGAATATAAATACACCCCAATTTTGGGTGTGTGCCTCGGACATCAAGCGATTGCAGTGCATTTTGGAGCAGAGGTTGTTTGTGCCTCGATGATTATGCACGGAAAGACATCGGAGATTGAGCATGAGGGTGGCAGTATCCTTCAGGGCTTGCCTAATCGGTTTATTGCCTGCAGGTATCATTCGCTGATTGTCCGCAGAGTGACCATAAACCCAAGACTACTGGAAGTCACCTCCGTCGCTACGAATGATGGAGCGGTCATGGGTTTACAAAGCATTGACTACCCTCATATCGTTGGCGTGCAGTTTCATCCGGAAGCATTCCTCACTGAACACGGACCAGCCTTGCTCGGTAACTTCCTGAATCTTGAAGTCAAGGGGAAATCCGAAAGTAGCACTCGGGGAAAGTCCTTGTGA
- a CDS encoding tryptophan synthase subunit alpha has product MKKVRGHFEVLVAVGFGISTPDQVRELSKHADIAVVGSAIIQTINSLTSNSLLIDIFRIVDSYAKETLIHEKIT; this is encoded by the coding sequence CTGAAAAAAGTGCGTGGGCACTTTGAAGTCCTTGTTGCAGTTGGCTTCGGTATATCAACACCTGATCAAGTGAGAGAGCTCTCCAAGCATGCCGACATTGCTGTCGTCGGTAGCGCGATTATTCAGACCATCAACAGCTTAACCTCAAACTCGCTTCTTATCGATATTTTTCGAATTGTAGATTCGTATGCGAAAGAAACTCTAATTCACGAGAAGATCACATAA
- a CDS encoding HAD family hydrolase, with protein MGTRKLKKKDDTIIFDLDGTLYSFKGGKFRDSKLQAKILSNAREFISAQLQVTGDEAGKILSRIFKKYGEDISIALEKEYGLNRYDYFNTVWNIPARQFVSHSKELRPMLIRICKKYDIFILSDAPKIWIDNVLRELQIDDLFSGHIISGEGNTRKGNGNAFESLVKSLNIKPQQCIVVGDQENTDIIPAKNAGMKTILVSKKEILSSADFRLKNIIHLEIALESLTL; from the coding sequence ATGGGAACAAGAAAATTAAAAAAAAAAGACGATACTATCATTTTCGACCTGGACGGCACCCTCTATTCATTCAAAGGAGGCAAATTTCGAGATTCGAAACTTCAGGCGAAAATACTTTCAAATGCACGGGAATTTATTTCTGCCCAGCTTCAGGTCACCGGTGATGAGGCGGGAAAAATTCTGTCTCGGATTTTCAAAAAGTATGGAGAAGACATCAGCATCGCTCTTGAAAAAGAATACGGTTTGAATCGTTATGATTACTTTAATACCGTTTGGAATATCCCAGCACGCCAATTTGTTTCGCATTCAAAAGAATTGAGGCCGATGCTGATTCGCATCTGCAAAAAATATGACATCTTTATTTTGAGTGACGCGCCAAAAATCTGGATTGATAATGTGTTGAGAGAACTTCAAATAGATGACCTATTCAGTGGTCATATTATTTCTGGAGAAGGAAACACGCGCAAAGGTAACGGCAATGCGTTTGAATCTCTAGTAAAATCATTAAACATAAAACCTCAACAATGCATAGTCGTCGGAGACCAAGAAAATACTGATATTATTCCCGCAAAGAATGCTGGCATGAAAACAATTCTTGTAAGCAAGAAAGAGATTCTTTCATCTGCCGATTTTCGCTTAAAAAATATCATACATCTTGAAATCGCTCTCGAATCATTAACCCTATAA
- the hisS gene encoding histidine--tRNA ligase, producing MKTEQKTVRPSLLSGFQDILPARMIPFQKLIARIKIIFESFGFVPLETPGMERLEVLTGGSEDFNKSIFRTRVVRGAEDRGKDLGDEDSALRFDLTVPLARVVASYQEIPRPFKRYQIGKVWRGEKPQNNRYREFFQFDADIVGSNSILADTEIVQVIYATLSNLELPKFSIRINDRRILNGLAEILNCSDKCKELDRAIDKIDSLGVDGVIAELTKESDTALTNPLLLNPEQIQILKGFLALKSETSSELLNLVEKFFEAKSEDASKGIDALKALTKNLLLIGIPEEFWKIDLAVARGLDYYSGPVFETVIEDMPDIGSIFSGGRFDGLVNRFDADINMPGVGASVGVDRLFTALTRLGRVKEETSVSKVLVTIFDQSLAEASLACASRIRRGGVPTEIYLGNERTIKAQLGYALKQGIRFVIILGPDEIKSGKVALRDLDAKKQELLTEKEASDMITLALQK from the coding sequence ATGAAAACAGAACAAAAAACAGTCCGACCGTCCCTTCTTTCTGGCTTTCAGGACATTCTGCCGGCTAGAATGATCCCGTTCCAGAAGCTCATTGCTCGAATAAAGATCATCTTTGAATCGTTTGGATTCGTGCCACTGGAGACGCCGGGAATGGAGCGTCTGGAGGTGCTTACCGGCGGTTCGGAAGACTTCAACAAAAGCATATTCCGAACGCGGGTAGTGAGAGGTGCAGAAGATCGGGGCAAAGACCTCGGCGACGAGGACTCTGCCTTAAGATTCGACCTTACTGTGCCCCTCGCTCGCGTAGTGGCATCCTACCAGGAAATTCCTCGGCCTTTCAAGCGGTATCAAATTGGCAAAGTCTGGCGGGGCGAAAAGCCGCAAAACAACCGCTACAGGGAGTTTTTCCAGTTCGACGCCGACATCGTCGGGTCTAATTCGATCCTTGCCGACACCGAAATCGTGCAGGTTATTTATGCAACGCTGAGTAATCTTGAACTCCCAAAGTTTTCGATACGCATTAATGACCGTCGAATTTTGAACGGTTTGGCCGAAATTCTAAACTGTTCGGACAAGTGCAAAGAGCTGGACCGAGCAATCGACAAAATCGATTCCCTTGGAGTCGACGGGGTCATCGCCGAACTCACGAAGGAATCTGATACTGCGCTCACTAACCCACTACTCCTCAACCCAGAGCAAATTCAAATTCTGAAGGGTTTCCTCGCCTTAAAGTCGGAAACTTCCTCTGAACTGTTGAATCTGGTCGAGAAATTCTTCGAAGCAAAATCAGAGGACGCGAGTAAAGGCATCGATGCCCTGAAGGCTCTCACGAAGAATCTCCTTTTGATTGGTATCCCAGAGGAGTTTTGGAAAATAGACCTCGCAGTAGCACGAGGACTGGATTACTACTCCGGACCTGTTTTCGAGACGGTCATCGAAGACATGCCCGACATCGGTAGTATTTTCTCGGGCGGGCGGTTTGATGGTCTGGTAAATCGCTTCGATGCCGACATTAACATGCCTGGCGTGGGAGCTTCTGTGGGGGTCGACCGCCTATTCACCGCCCTCACTCGTCTCGGTAGGGTGAAAGAGGAAACAAGCGTTTCAAAAGTCCTCGTCACCATCTTCGACCAATCGTTGGCCGAAGCTTCACTTGCTTGTGCTAGCAGGATTCGCAGAGGAGGGGTGCCAACAGAAATATATCTGGGAAATGAGCGAACAATCAAGGCACAATTGGGATACGCCCTGAAACAAGGAATCAGGTTTGTCATCATTCTCGGACCCGATGAAATCAAGTCGGGAAAGGTTGCCCTTCGCGATCTTGACGCCAAAAAACAAGAACTGTTGACAGAAAAGGAAGCGAGTGATATGATTACGCTTGCACTACAAAAGTAG
- a CDS encoding NUDIX domain-containing protein → MQIKSKLTNREGKTLEVVYRDVESISELGERKVSSVKGYCFFGDKLVVVYSGANKFWTLAGGGVEKGESPEEGLIREVKEETNMEVLAIKLVGFQDVYEPTRVVTQARYVCIVRPFGPFTIDPDGDVTEIKLIEPKDYKSYFDWGIVGEHLIERALEVRREMT, encoded by the coding sequence ATGCAAATCAAATCAAAACTTACGAATAGGGAGGGGAAGACGTTAGAGGTGGTGTATCGGGATGTTGAATCGATTTCTGAACTGGGGGAGAGGAAAGTTTCTAGTGTGAAAGGGTATTGTTTCTTCGGAGATAAGCTGGTAGTTGTCTACTCTGGAGCTAATAAATTTTGGACCCTGGCAGGTGGCGGTGTCGAAAAAGGGGAATCGCCGGAAGAAGGGCTTATACGGGAAGTGAAAGAGGAGACAAATATGGAAGTTCTCGCAATTAAACTTGTGGGCTTTCAGGATGTATACGAGCCGACTCGAGTTGTTACGCAGGCAAGGTATGTCTGCATCGTGAGGCCATTTGGCCCATTTACTATTGATCCAGACGGCGACGTGACGGAGATAAAGCTCATTGAGCCGAAAGACTACAAATCCTATTTTGACTGGGGAATTGTTGGCGAGCACCTTATAGAACGGGCGCTTGAAGTGAGACGGGAAATGACATGA